In Streptomyces violaceusniger Tu 4113, one DNA window encodes the following:
- a CDS encoding Bcr/CflA family multidrug efflux MFS transporter — MQQPGQPAAAPTRADRPGTSSPDTSRTSAAALPGLTAQRRTSLLVTLILGGLTALPPLSMDMYLPALPEVTDGFHSSAATAQLTLTACLLGMALGQLAVGPMSDRWGRRRPLLIGMVIYVIATAICAFAPTAGLLIGFRLLQGLAGAAGIVIARAVVRDLYDGIAMARFFSTLMLISGVAPIVAPLIGGQLLRFTDWRGVFAVLTVIGTLLTLVVWRWLGETLPPERRQDGGLGQTLRTMRGLLADRVFTGYMLAGSFAFAALFAYVAGSSFIVQEIYGASPQTFSLLFGLNSIGLIATGQLNGRVLVGRVSMDKVLLVGLVVITVAAAVLLVLASGVFGKAGLVPVAGSLFVLMSAMGLAMPNTNAQALNRTPHAAGSASALLGTSTFLLGAVASPLVGIAGETTAVPMAVVQLVCALAAIACFMGLCRPWQRRTKQSVTVV, encoded by the coding sequence ATGCAGCAGCCCGGCCAACCGGCCGCCGCTCCCACCCGGGCCGACCGGCCCGGAACCTCGTCCCCCGACACCTCCCGCACCTCCGCTGCCGCCCTTCCCGGGCTCACCGCGCAGCGCCGTACGAGCCTCCTCGTCACCCTGATCCTCGGCGGGCTCACCGCACTCCCGCCGCTGTCCATGGACATGTACCTCCCGGCCCTGCCGGAGGTCACCGACGGGTTCCACAGCTCGGCCGCCACCGCCCAGCTCACCCTCACCGCCTGTCTGCTGGGCATGGCGCTCGGCCAGCTCGCCGTCGGCCCGATGAGCGACCGGTGGGGGCGCCGCCGTCCGCTGCTCATCGGCATGGTGATCTACGTCATCGCCACCGCCATCTGCGCCTTCGCCCCCACCGCCGGGCTGCTCATCGGCTTCCGGCTGCTCCAGGGCCTCGCGGGCGCCGCCGGCATCGTGATCGCCCGCGCCGTGGTCCGGGACCTCTACGACGGCATCGCGATGGCCCGCTTCTTCTCCACCCTGATGCTGATATCGGGGGTGGCGCCCATCGTGGCCCCGCTCATCGGCGGCCAGCTCCTGCGCTTCACCGACTGGCGCGGCGTCTTCGCGGTGCTCACCGTGATCGGCACCCTGCTCACCCTGGTGGTCTGGCGGTGGCTGGGGGAGACGCTGCCGCCCGAGCGGCGCCAGGACGGAGGGCTCGGCCAGACCCTGCGCACCATGCGCGGGCTGCTCGCCGACCGCGTCTTCACCGGCTACATGCTCGCGGGCAGCTTCGCCTTCGCGGCGCTCTTCGCCTATGTCGCCGGGTCGTCCTTCATCGTCCAGGAGATCTACGGCGCCTCACCGCAGACCTTCAGCCTGCTCTTCGGGCTGAACTCGATCGGCCTGATCGCCACCGGCCAGCTCAACGGCCGGGTGCTGGTCGGCCGGGTCAGCATGGACAAGGTGCTGCTGGTCGGGCTGGTCGTGATCACCGTCGCGGCGGCCGTGCTGCTCGTGCTGGCCTCCGGGGTCTTCGGGAAGGCCGGTCTCGTCCCGGTGGCGGGGAGCCTGTTCGTGCTGATGTCCGCGATGGGCCTGGCCATGCCGAACACCAACGCCCAGGCCCTGAACCGCACCCCGCACGCCGCCGGTTCCGCCTCCGCGCTGCTCGGCACCTCCACCTTCCTGCTGGGCGCCGTCGCCTCCCCGCTGGTGGGGATCGCGGGGGAGACCACGGCGGTGCCGATGGCCGTCGTCCAACTCGTCTGCGCGCTCGCGGCCATTGCCTGCTTCATGGGACTCTGCCGTCCGTGGCAGCGACGTACAAAGCAGAGCGTGACCGTGGTCTGA
- a CDS encoding Gfo/Idh/MocA family protein, with product MAGTSGARAVRWGILATGAIAASFTTDLLEMADAQVIAVGSRRPESAKHFAERFGISRAYGGWAELAADDDIDVIYVATPHSAHREAAGLCLEAGRAVLCEKPFTLNVRQAEELVDLARARGRFLMEAMWTYCDPVVRRMTELVHDGAIGEVRAVHADFGLPGPIDPDHRLRDPALGGGALLDLGVYPVSFAQLLLGEPDEVRAVGQLSPEGVDVNTGLALGWDSGAVALLSCSITADTPMTAAVTGTAGRIEFPRGFFHPERFVLHRPGRDPQEITAVDGLRSYQREAAEVMRCLRAGETESPLVPLDGTLAVMRTLDAARERLGVRYPGEDEGMG from the coding sequence ATGGCCGGGACAAGCGGGGCAAGGGCCGTGCGGTGGGGGATTCTGGCGACCGGTGCGATCGCCGCCTCGTTCACCACGGATCTGTTGGAGATGGCGGACGCGCAGGTCATCGCGGTCGGCTCGCGCCGGCCGGAGTCGGCCAAGCATTTCGCGGAGCGGTTCGGGATATCCCGCGCCTACGGCGGCTGGGCGGAGCTGGCCGCCGATGACGACATCGATGTGATCTATGTCGCCACCCCGCACTCGGCCCATCGGGAGGCGGCCGGACTGTGTCTGGAGGCGGGGCGGGCGGTGCTGTGCGAGAAGCCGTTCACGCTCAATGTCCGGCAGGCCGAGGAGCTGGTGGACCTCGCCCGGGCCCGGGGCCGCTTCCTGATGGAGGCGATGTGGACGTACTGCGATCCGGTCGTCCGCCGAATGACCGAGCTGGTCCACGACGGGGCGATCGGCGAGGTCCGGGCGGTCCACGCGGACTTCGGGCTGCCCGGCCCGATCGACCCGGACCACCGGCTGCGCGATCCGGCGCTGGGCGGCGGCGCCCTGCTGGACCTCGGCGTCTATCCGGTGTCCTTCGCGCAGTTGCTGCTCGGCGAGCCGGACGAGGTGCGGGCGGTGGGACAGCTCTCCCCCGAGGGCGTCGATGTGAACACGGGCCTGGCACTGGGCTGGGACAGCGGGGCGGTGGCGCTGCTCTCCTGCTCGATCACCGCGGATACGCCGATGACGGCAGCGGTGACGGGCACGGCGGGGCGGATCGAGTTCCCGCGCGGCTTCTTCCACCCCGAGCGCTTCGTGCTGCACCGGCCCGGCCGGGATCCGCAGGAGATCACGGCGGTGGACGGGCTGCGCTCCTACCAGCGGGAGGCGGCGGAGGTGATGCGCTGCCTGCGCGCGGGCGAGACGGAGTCCCCGCTGGTGCCGCTGGACGGCACGCTGGCGGTGATGCGGACCCTGGACGCGGCGCGGGAGCGGCTCGGGGTGCGGTATCCCGGTGAGGACGAGGGCATGGGGTGA
- a CDS encoding alkaline phosphatase D family protein produces MAHDSHQQAIRDAAARLGRRRFLTVTGAAAALAFTTNLPSAHAAQVSPRALADNPFTLGVASGDPLPGAVVLWTRLAPRPYEPGNGLPEEGTVKVDWEIARDEKFQRVARRGTTSAHAEFNYTVHVDAAGLEPDRVYWYRFRAGNWTSPVGRTRTTPGVGAKVRDVRFGLVSCQAYHDGYFTAYRHLADEDLDAVFHVGDYQYEYAVNAVGGARKYTDRTLPAVFNAETMTLEDYRLRYALYKSDEDLQAAHAAFPWFVTWDDHETENNYADDIDENGGPSDEFLIRRAAAYRAYWENMPLRMPQQPDGADMRLYRRFHYGKLAQFDILDTRQYRSNQAYGDGWQYPGPESEDPARTLTGSAQERWLLSGFQSSTATWNVLPQQVTFSQRKNTTAARSQLSMDSWDGYPASRERILAGVEQAGLENFVVLTGDVHVHYAFDIKKDFDDPGSRTLGVEFVGTSVSSGKDGADKPDNWATYMAANPHMKFYNGRRGYVTVSLDEERAQADYKTVSAVTTPDAPLTTAASFVSEAGNPGLKQV; encoded by the coding sequence ATGGCACATGACTCGCACCAGCAGGCCATACGGGACGCTGCCGCACGTCTGGGCCGCCGCCGCTTCCTCACCGTCACCGGGGCCGCCGCCGCGCTCGCGTTCACCACCAATCTGCCCAGCGCCCACGCCGCGCAGGTGTCTCCGCGCGCGCTCGCCGACAACCCCTTCACCCTCGGCGTGGCCTCCGGCGACCCGCTGCCCGGCGCGGTCGTGCTGTGGACCAGGCTGGCGCCCCGCCCGTACGAGCCCGGCAACGGGCTGCCCGAAGAGGGCACCGTCAAGGTCGACTGGGAGATCGCCCGCGACGAGAAGTTCCAGCGCGTCGCCCGCCGGGGGACCACCTCCGCGCACGCCGAGTTCAACTACACGGTGCACGTGGACGCGGCCGGGCTCGAGCCGGACCGCGTCTACTGGTACCGCTTCCGGGCCGGGAACTGGACCAGCCCGGTGGGCCGCACCCGCACCACCCCCGGCGTGGGCGCCAAGGTCCGGGACGTGCGGTTCGGCCTGGTGTCCTGCCAGGCGTACCACGACGGCTACTTCACCGCCTACCGCCACCTGGCGGACGAGGACCTGGACGCCGTCTTCCACGTGGGCGACTACCAGTACGAGTACGCGGTCAACGCGGTGGGCGGCGCCCGGAAGTACACCGACCGCACCCTCCCCGCGGTGTTCAACGCCGAGACGATGACCCTCGAGGATTACCGGCTGCGCTACGCGCTCTACAAGTCCGACGAGGACCTCCAGGCCGCCCACGCCGCCTTCCCCTGGTTCGTCACCTGGGACGACCACGAGACCGAGAACAACTACGCGGACGACATCGACGAGAACGGCGGCCCCTCGGACGAGTTCCTGATCCGCCGGGCCGCCGCCTACCGGGCGTACTGGGAGAACATGCCGCTGCGGATGCCGCAGCAGCCGGACGGCGCCGACATGCGGCTCTACCGCCGCTTCCACTACGGCAAGCTGGCCCAGTTCGACATCCTCGACACCCGGCAGTACCGCTCCAACCAGGCGTACGGCGACGGCTGGCAGTACCCCGGCCCGGAGTCCGAGGACCCCGCGCGCACCCTCACCGGCAGCGCCCAGGAGCGCTGGCTGCTGAGCGGCTTCCAGAGCTCCACCGCCACCTGGAACGTGCTGCCGCAGCAGGTCACCTTCTCCCAGCGGAAGAACACCACGGCCGCGCGCTCCCAGCTCTCCATGGACTCCTGGGACGGCTACCCCGCCTCCCGGGAGCGGATCCTGGCCGGTGTCGAGCAGGCGGGCCTGGAGAACTTCGTGGTGCTCACCGGCGATGTGCACGTGCACTACGCCTTCGACATCAAGAAGGACTTCGACGACCCGGGCTCCCGGACCCTGGGCGTGGAGTTCGTCGGCACATCCGTCAGCAGCGGCAAGGACGGCGCCGACAAGCCCGACAACTGGGCCACCTACATGGCCGCCAACCCGCATATGAAGTTCTACAACGGCCGGCGCGGCTATGTGACGGTCTCGCTGGACGAGGAGCGGGCACAGGCCGACTACAAGACCGTCTCCGCGGTCACCACCCCGGACGCGCCGCTCACCACGGCGGCGTCGTTCGTCAGCGAGGCCGGGAACCCCGGCCTGAAGCAGGTCTGA
- a CDS encoding SDR family oxidoreductase has protein sequence MSDGRVSVVSKVAVVTGAGSGVGRAVALELLEAGWSVVLAGRREEALAETARLAGGGPPAPVVPTDVAGPERVEALFAAVRERFGRLDLLFNNAGSFGPRGVALADLAYEDWRSVVDTNLTGAFLCAQAAFRLMRDQEPQGGRIINNGSISAHAPRPDSVAYTATKHAITGLTKSLSLDGRRYRIACGQIDIGNAATEMTERMSAGVPQANGEAAVEPVMDVADVARTVRHMASLPLEANVQFATVMATAMPYIGRG, from the coding sequence ATGAGCGACGGTCGTGTGTCGGTGGTGTCGAAAGTGGCGGTGGTGACGGGCGCGGGCTCCGGGGTCGGCCGGGCGGTGGCGCTCGAACTCCTGGAGGCGGGCTGGTCGGTGGTGCTGGCGGGGCGCCGCGAGGAGGCCCTGGCCGAGACGGCGCGGCTGGCCGGTGGCGGCCCCCCGGCCCCCGTGGTGCCGACGGATGTGGCCGGACCGGAGCGGGTGGAGGCGCTCTTCGCGGCGGTGCGGGAGCGGTTCGGACGGCTCGATCTGCTGTTCAACAACGCGGGGAGCTTCGGCCCGCGCGGTGTGGCCCTGGCGGACCTGGCCTACGAGGACTGGCGGTCGGTCGTGGACACCAACCTGACGGGCGCGTTCCTGTGCGCCCAGGCGGCGTTCCGGTTGATGCGTGATCAGGAGCCACAAGGCGGGCGGATCATCAACAACGGCTCCATCTCGGCGCATGCACCCAGGCCGGACAGCGTGGCGTACACCGCCACCAAGCACGCCATCACGGGGCTCACCAAGTCGCTGTCGCTGGACGGGCGGCGGTACCGCATCGCCTGCGGGCAGATCGACATCGGCAACGCGGCGACCGAGATGACCGAGCGGATGTCCGCCGGTGTACCGCAGGCGAACGGGGAGGCGGCGGTCGAGCCCGTGATGGACGTCGCGGACGTGGCGCGTACGGTCCGGCATATGGCGTCGCTGCCGCTGGAGGCCAACGTGCAGTTCGCGACGGTCATGGCGACGGCGATGCCGTACATCGGCCGCGGCTGA
- a CDS encoding glycosyltransferase family 2 protein, whose product MGNRPREVAALLESVAKQDVPPARIVVVGNGSPLPEFPAEVTAVELEENLGVSGGRNVAWRRLRDFGDVDVVIDLDDDGLLVDADVFRRVRDLYADDPRLGIVSFRIADETGETQRRHVPRLRTSDPLRGGEVTTFLGGGHALSVAMLEQTGGWPDAFFFTHEETDLAWRALDARWKVVYAPELLLQHPRTSPARHAVYHRMTARNRVWLARRHLPLPLIPLYLGTWTLLTLARTRSLPGLRAWAGGFLEGLRTSCGKRRPMRWRTVWQMTKLGRPPVI is encoded by the coding sequence ATGGGCAACCGGCCCAGAGAGGTGGCCGCCCTGCTGGAGTCGGTCGCCAAGCAGGACGTGCCCCCGGCTCGCATCGTGGTCGTCGGCAACGGCTCCCCGCTCCCGGAGTTCCCCGCCGAGGTGACCGCGGTCGAGCTGGAGGAGAACCTCGGCGTCTCGGGCGGCCGTAACGTCGCCTGGCGGCGACTGCGCGACTTCGGCGACGTGGACGTCGTCATCGACCTCGACGACGACGGGCTGCTGGTGGACGCCGACGTCTTCCGCAGGGTGCGCGATCTGTACGCCGATGACCCGCGCCTGGGCATCGTGAGCTTCCGCATCGCCGACGAGACGGGCGAGACCCAGCGCCGCCACGTACCCCGGCTGCGCACCTCCGATCCGCTGCGCGGCGGCGAGGTGACCACCTTCCTCGGCGGCGGCCACGCCCTGTCGGTGGCGATGCTGGAGCAGACCGGCGGCTGGCCGGACGCGTTCTTCTTCACCCATGAGGAGACCGACCTCGCCTGGCGGGCGCTCGACGCGCGCTGGAAGGTCGTCTACGCCCCCGAGCTGCTGCTCCAGCACCCCAGGACCTCCCCCGCCCGGCACGCCGTCTACCACCGGATGACCGCCCGCAACCGGGTCTGGCTGGCCCGCCGCCACCTGCCGCTGCCGCTGATCCCGCTCTACCTCGGCACCTGGACGCTGCTCACGCTCGCCCGCACCCGCTCCCTGCCGGGGCTGCGGGCCTGGGCCGGCGGCTTCCTGGAGGGGCTGCGCACCTCCTGCGGCAAGCGCCGCCCGATGCGCTGGCGCACGGTATGGCAGATGACCAAACTGGGCCGCCCGCCCGTGATCTGA